One Bufo gargarizans isolate SCDJY-AF-19 chromosome 3, ASM1485885v1, whole genome shotgun sequence DNA segment encodes these proteins:
- the LOC122932877 gene encoding mediator of RNA polymerase II transcription subunit 31 codes for MAAAAAAMETDEQARIRFQLELEFVQCLANPNYLNFLAQRGYFKEKPFVNYLKYLLYWKDPDYAKYLKYPQCLHMLELLQYEHFRKELVNAQCAKFIDEQQILHWQHYSRKRMRLQQALAEQQPQNNTIGK; via the exons atgagCAAGCAAGAATTCGATTCCAGTTGGAGTTGGAATTTGTTCAGTGTCTGGCAAACCCTAATTACCTCAATT tcctaGCACAAAGAGGATATTTCAAGGAGAAACCATTTGTGAATTACCTAAAATATTTACTGTATTGGAAGGATCCAGATTATGCGAAATATTTAAA ATACCCCCAgtgcttgcacatgctggagttACTGCAGTATGAACACTTCCGTAAGGAGCTGGTGAACGCGCAGTGTGCCAAGTTTATTGACGAGCAGCAAATCTTACATTGGCAGCACTACTCTCGAAAGAGGATGAGACTGCAGCAAGCCCTGGCGGAGCAGCAGCCGCAGAACAACACCATTGGGAAATGA